The genomic interval GCCAGATCTTACAATGCCCGGACAGTCATTTtacgtatcagctaaccacatcatggTGGTGTTCCTCTGCTCAGACGATGCATGCgtcaaccaatggttgtgtgccaTGTCATCAACTGTGCAGTAAGGTACCAGACTGCTATACCATATGATGTGGCTAGCCGATAATTAAAACACCTATCCAGGTGTTGTAAGATCTGGAAAGCATAAGCAACATCTGAGTAGAGTAACACTACCGACATGTTATTGCAACCATTGGATGACTTATGCAACGTATGAGCAGAGAAATGCGACCAATATCTGTGGTGCTACACATGGCAACGTCATCTCGCTGAGTATACCTTTAAATACAAGTCAATGTCAATGTGACCAGCCAGATTCAGAAGCTTGAAAACCACATATGAAATAAAAGTTTGAAAACCCTATTAgcttttttcccaaaatgtagaaaaacattATACTGTACATAAACTGATCATAATTCCCAGTATAGTTTTACTTTTTCAAACAGGtttgttaattattttatttcactttaaTAAATATTTTTTCATTATTCGTTTTTAGTTTattttcagttttagtttactcTAATAACCTTGATGTATACATTTGCTGTATAGTAGTCTCAGGGTAATTAAATTAGTCTTGACTATTCCGAGATGTTTATGGTAAAACAATGCTCCCGTACAGTGAGTGTGGATTCAAATCTGTTTTTTTAATGAGTTGAACATGAAGCCCacagcgaacacacacacacaaggatttAATGAAATGTTATAAGTAAATCTATGGCCTACTTCTTAGAAGAAAGCACAAAACATGCAGGATTCTTGTGTTTCTCACATACACTGTATATGTGACAACATGTAAGTAAAACAATTATGGTTCTTATATTATGCCTTTGTATTAATGTGGACTATTTCTTAGAAGACATGTTTCAGGTGTACCCATATACGAATCATTATATTATTCATACAGATCCTTTTGATCCATATGGGTCAATTTAGTTAGGTTTGACACACCATGCCAAGTGTGTGTAAGTCATTTGGATGCTCTCACTTTCCATTTTGGGAAGAGTAGTCCTTGGCAGGTGAGTTTATGTATCTGGCCTGTACCCAGTCTTTCGCCATGACCCTTAACCCCTCTTCCAACCCACCATGACCCTTAACCCCCCTTCCACTGCTATCACTTTCCATTTTGGGAAGAGTAGTCCTTTGCAGGTGAGTTTATGTATCTGGCCTGTACCCAGTCTTCGGCCATGACCCTTAACCCCCCTTCCAACCCATCATTTCAAATGTAAATCGAGATGAAGTTACTGAATCACCAGTCTGAACACACCTGTATACTTTACTCAGTGTTAGAACACTCTgccagcagtggaggctcctcagaggaggaagggaaggaccatcctcctcaacaaatttcatgaaaataaaaacaAGGGAAAcattaaaaagttatcctttttagataaaactatacaaaatatattcacgtcaccaaataatttatgaaaacactgttagcggttatgatatgacaTTTTGGCTCGggaaggttttttcgcctggtcacagacagctgatgcaaaggtctacagtagcctcaacagcactctctggggtagcaccatggtgtagccagaggacagctagtttccgtcctcctctgggtacattgacttcaatacaaagcctaggaggctcatggttctcacccccttccatagacctaCACAGTAATTTTGAACTTCCGGAGGACtgcctccaacctatcagagctcttgcagcatgaactgacatgttgttcaCCTAATCAAAGGATCAGtgaatgaatctagtactaaaATAATTAGCTACAGCTAGCAGTGCATActatgtggtgagtagttgactcaaagagaaagaaagacaatagtttaacaaTTTTGAACACATTAATTTCTTTAAAAATAAAGGAGAAGCAAGTTTGCTGACTTTACACCatactgcatgattgtagaggGTTTACTAACATGTTGATTGTAGTAGCTATGTTTACTATGACGtgagctaatatggtgacaacgatgtagctgtgtgtagcggttatgatatgacaTTTTGGCTTGggaaggttttttcgcctggtcacagacagctgatgtgttgtgttgtgctcatgctgtttgtatgtggctgctgtgaagtgaactgtgtttgcgtgtgatcaggggtatATTCCTtctgccaattctgttgaaaaacatttcttaaacagaagcaaatggaaCGAAATGGGGAAAAACATACCTGCAActtttgtttgcaactgttggattaATGATGACACCATAGATCAGCTAGATGtgggcaagagtgtgcaagacggtattgaatgtgtcactgtctgccaCCTTGATAACTCAAatctttctctcgacctgtgGTTGTAAACTTAATTCATGGGCTAGGCTGTACCAACTTCATGATAGGgaaatgtgagtatcatgtagtagccaaaacctatcgatgttacattgagctgggggaatggaatatgaatgacaatcATCCAATaagctgtaatagaaataaggccatgctcataaaaaaatgtattgtccTCCCTCATAATAAATGTCACCGACCGCCACTGTCTGCCAGGTATGCATCTGTTAAGTCCCTGGGTCACCTTCTTTTGCACAGTTGAGTTTGGTTTCCGCCTTTAGATCATGGCGCTGGTCAAGTTACTGAGCGACCTcacactccctgtgtgtgtgcgtctgctcTTCCTCCGTACGCTACGCAGGTAGTTCCTGTACAGAATCACACTGATCACTCTATCTTGGAACTGCTTGGAGACAATGTAGTAAAGAATAATGTCCAGAACTGTACTCAGGTTCATCAGGAATGTTGTAAAGGCCCCCCACGTGCTGTAGTTCGAACCATCACCACCGTCCAGCAACAGAACCACCAAACAAACGTGGAAGGGCACGAAACACACCAGCACCTGGACGATGAGCGTGATGATGATCCTGATGGACTTCTGCTTGACCTTGGGCTTGAGCTTGGAAGTCCGTCCGTGGACGAGATTATCCACGATGACCACATAGCAACCAATCATGATACAGGTTGGCACCAGGAAGAAGAATGCCAGGCGTGTGAAGTGGACGGGGTTGTCCGTTCGCAGGTGGATGATGTCACGCATCTTGATGCAGGTGGTGAAGTTGGAGGAGCGATCCGGGTCGTGGTCTGGGAAGAGCAAGGGGACAGTGCTACCCAGGGTCATGATCCACACCCCGATGCATGCTACCAGGGCTTTGGGGATGTTCTTGAGCTCCTTGCTGTGTTTGGGCTGGATGATGGCCACGTAGCGGTCAGTGCTGATCAGGGCGAAGAGCCACAGGGCCATGCAGGGGTAGAAGACAGTCAGAGCCGCGCTGACCCGACAGAAGATGTCTCCAAACGGCCAGTAGTCCTGGCCATAGTAAACCATCCGGAAGGGGAGAAGGATGATAAAGACGAGATCCACTATGGCCACGTTGATCATGTAGACCGAGACGGAGTTCCTCCTCTTGGTGGTCAAGGCAAATACCCATAATGCGGTGACGTTGACCACTATGCCAATGGTGAAGATGACACAGTAGAAGACCAGGCCTGCGATGCGGTATTCTGTAGGGACCTGTTCCACTGAGCGGGCTGCGCTGTACTCCATGGTTATATTAGATGTGTTCAGGTCCACTACTGTAGATAAGTTCTGATCCACTCCCATGATGCATCTAACTACCCTGTGAAATGGTACTGCTGAAAAAGAGCACATGATAAGTAAATAGATGAACATTAACACATACAGATTTTGTAGTTTTATTTAACAACTAGGACCCCAATAGAAGACTCTGTAACTCTGGGTACAGAGTAACTCTGGTATGCATGTGCCATGCTCTGTGGCATAATCCACTAGACCAAATAAGTCACATGATCAAATAAATGTGGCAATAATCGTAGGATATGTCTgctgacaatttttttattttttattttattttattttttattattttttattattattattatgttttcttcttgggcctctataactatatctatttttatttttgttgttgttgtgtgatttggattgatcccctctaccacacggaaccccactaatctactgatggagcgcaggaggtggctaacaacagacctccatcctatgctagcttgctaccgatgccctggctagctgtctaaatcaccaaccaacctctccactcaccggacccttttgatcactcgactaagcatgcctctccttaatgtcaatatgtcttgtccatttctgttctggttagtgtttattggcttatttcactgtagagcctctagtcctgctcactataccttatccaacctattagttccaccacccacacatgcaatgacatctcctggtttcaacgatgtttctagagacaatatctctctcttcatcactcaatacctaggtttacctccactgtattcacatcctaccatacatttgtctgtacattataccttgatgctattttatcgcccccagaaacctccttttactctatgttccagacgttctagacgaccaattctcatagcttttagccgtacccttattctactcctcctatgttcctctggcgatgtagaggtgaatccaggccctgcagtgcctagctccactcctattccccaggcgctctcttttgacgacttctgtaaccgtaatagccttggtttcatgcatgttaacattagaagcctcctccctaagtttgttctattcactgctttagcacactctgccaacccggatgttctagctgtgtctgaatcctggcttaggaagaccaccaaaaactcagacattttaattccaaactacaacattttcagacaagatagaactgccaaagggggcggtgttgcaatctactgcaaagatagcctgcagagttctgtcctactatccaggtctgtacccaaacaatttgaacttctacttttaaaaatccacctctctaaaaacaagtctctcaccgttgccgcctgctatagaccaccctctgcccccagctgtgctctggacaccatatgtgaactgattgccccccatctatcttcagagttcgtgctgctaggcgacctaaactggaacatgcttaacaccccagccatcctacaatctaaactagatgccctcaatctcacacaaataatcaatgaacctaccaggtacctccccaaaaccttaaacacgggcaccctcatagatatcatcctaaccaacttcccctctaaatacacctctgctgtctacaaccaagatctcagcgatcactgcctcattgcctgcatccgtaatgggtcagcggtca from Oncorhynchus kisutch isolate 150728-3 linkage group LG26, Okis_V2, whole genome shotgun sequence carries:
- the gpr18 gene encoding N-arachidonyl glycine receptor; this encodes MGVDQNLSTVVDLNTSNITMEYSAARSVEQVPTEYRIAGLVFYCVIFTIGIVVNVTALWVFALTTKRRNSVSVYMINVAIVDLVFIILLPFRMVYYGQDYWPFGDIFCRVSAALTVFYPCMALWLFALISTDRYVAIIQPKHSKELKNIPKALVACIGVWIMTLGSTVPLLFPDHDPDRSSNFTTCIKMRDIIHLRTDNPVHFTRLAFFFLVPTCIMIGCYVVIVDNLVHGRTSKLKPKVKQKSIRIIITLIVQVLVCFVPFHVCLVVLLLDGGDGSNYSTWGAFTTFLMNLSTVLDIILYYIVSKQFQDRVISVILYRNYLRSVRRKSRRTHTGSVRSLSNLTSAMI